A genomic segment from Streptomyces antibioticus encodes:
- a CDS encoding VOC family protein, with amino-acid sequence MQITASTVSLTVDDVAASQQFFTTHLGYTEQAAAEGFASLARQDGAVDIVLLARGTQVLPADQRDQHAGGLILAFTVTDVREEEKRLIAAGVDITMPLREETWGERLFQITDPNGVIVQFVEWAAPATP; translated from the coding sequence TTGCAGATCACCGCCTCCACCGTGTCGCTGACCGTCGACGACGTCGCCGCCTCCCAGCAGTTCTTCACCACCCACCTGGGCTACACCGAACAGGCCGCCGCCGAGGGCTTCGCGTCCCTGGCACGCCAGGACGGCGCCGTCGACATCGTTCTGCTGGCCCGTGGCACGCAGGTGCTGCCGGCGGACCAGCGCGACCAGCACGCCGGCGGTCTGATCCTCGCCTTCACCGTCACGGACGTCCGGGAAGAGGAAAAGCGCCTGATCGCTGCGGGCGTGGACATCACCATGCCGCTGCGGGAGGAGACATGGGGCGAACGCCTCTTCCAGATCACCGACCCCAACGGCGTGATCGTCCAGTTCGTCGAGTGGGCGGCACCGGCCACCCCCTGA
- a CDS encoding class I SAM-dependent methyltransferase, whose protein sequence is MGRVTTSTADLWHHYGRARATSDRTVPDTFYWSWGQDAGPGPEALGNLTGRCVGDLGAGTARHAAHLAVHHHPAQVIAVDASPAQHAMATDLYAHLAPRLRIVQSGAVPHLQAMPGTYDVLYSIFGAVDFTDPREVLPATAAALKPGGRLVFATLAHYLTGAPAQPNAMAADIPAKTPDGESTTLRRWVLQEHVWTNLLDESGFTDITTDVLPASTGGPRTADTLLVSAQRHRAAAQGSGEAEKGQVVVCGARS, encoded by the coding sequence ATGGGCCGGGTGACCACCAGCACCGCAGACCTCTGGCACCACTACGGCCGCGCCCGCGCCACCAGTGACCGCACCGTTCCCGACACCTTTTACTGGAGTTGGGGCCAGGACGCCGGGCCTGGCCCCGAGGCCCTCGGCAACCTGACCGGCCGCTGTGTGGGTGACCTCGGCGCCGGAACAGCCCGGCACGCGGCACACCTGGCGGTTCATCACCACCCCGCCCAGGTCATCGCTGTCGACGCGTCGCCCGCCCAGCACGCCATGGCGACCGACCTCTACGCCCACCTCGCTCCTCGCCTGCGCATCGTCCAGTCAGGCGCGGTGCCCCACCTGCAGGCGATGCCCGGCACGTACGACGTGCTCTACAGCATCTTCGGCGCCGTGGACTTCACCGACCCACGCGAGGTACTGCCCGCGACGGCAGCCGCCCTCAAGCCGGGCGGACGACTGGTGTTCGCAACCCTCGCCCACTACCTGACCGGGGCACCTGCCCAGCCCAACGCCATGGCTGCCGACATCCCGGCAAAGACACCGGACGGCGAATCAACCACACTGCGTCGCTGGGTCCTTCAAGAGCACGTGTGGACGAATCTGCTCGACGAGTCCGGATTCACCGACATCACCACCGACGTGCTCCCTGCCAGCACCGGCGGCCCACGCACCGCCGACACACTGCTGGTGAGCGCGCAGCGGCACAGGGCAGCGGCACAGGGCAGCGGCGAGGCCGAGAAAGGCCAGGTAGTTGTGTGTGGGGCGCGCTCGTAG
- a CDS encoding restriction endonuclease — protein MQAASTRLTDARTLIGGLCIIQAKRTKNVVSAETVRSVAGIVNDKSASKGIVVTTAWFGKASWDFAPRNRVELIDGRHLKALLLEHLGIDALIGLPRLPPGWQTRDLS, from the coding sequence GTGCAAGCGGCCTCGACGCGCCTGACCGACGCCCGCACCCTCATCGGCGGGCTCTGCATCATTCAGGCCAAGCGCACGAAGAACGTGGTCTCCGCCGAGACCGTGCGGTCGGTCGCGGGCATCGTGAACGACAAGAGTGCCTCGAAGGGCATCGTGGTCACCACCGCATGGTTCGGCAAGGCGAGCTGGGACTTCGCGCCCCGCAACCGCGTCGAGCTCATCGACGGCCGGCATCTCAAAGCGCTGCTGCTGGAACACCTCGGCATCGACGCTCTGATCGGCCTGCCCAGACTCCCGCCCGGCTGGCAGACACGCGATCTGAGTTGA
- a CDS encoding glycine-rich domain-containing protein, translating to MALIAAVASPAAADPTTGPVRCARDVVSADLWDKQVGLLMRDHPYDSVMAARVLGQGYAYLLTAMNHRGESLGLAPSKLVDIGVHTIILDTVAYAELCEKFNDGVFLHHVPKADMKNDGSVIKTAHIVAADGWEVDLPLWTDAADCGPCHPGNDSH from the coding sequence ATGGCACTCATCGCCGCTGTTGCATCCCCTGCGGCCGCTGATCCGACGACCGGCCCGGTCCGCTGCGCACGCGACGTCGTGTCGGCCGACCTGTGGGACAAGCAGGTCGGGCTCCTCATGCGGGACCACCCCTACGACTCGGTCATGGCCGCCCGGGTCCTCGGCCAGGGCTACGCCTACCTGCTGACCGCGATGAACCACCGGGGCGAGAGCCTGGGGCTGGCGCCCAGCAAGCTCGTCGACATCGGCGTCCACACGATCATCCTGGACACCGTCGCGTACGCCGAGCTGTGCGAGAAGTTCAACGACGGTGTGTTCCTGCACCACGTGCCCAAGGCCGACATGAAGAACGACGGCTCCGTGATCAAGACGGCCCACATCGTCGCCGCCGACGGCTGGGAGGTGGACCTGCCGCTGTGGACGGACGCCGCCGACTGCGGCCCCTGCCACCCCGGCAACGACTCGCACTGA
- a CDS encoding TlrC/CarA/OleB/SrmB family ABC-F type ribosomal protection protein, with product MRTSQLALHDLTKRYGDHVVLDRVCLTVKPGEKVGVVGDNGSGKSTLLRIIAGQERFESGELTVAAPGGTGYLAQTLQLPPDATVQDAVDRALADLRALESRMRRAEADLATAPEPQPGPAHARYAALIEQYEARGGYEADTRVGIALHGLGLPHLDRGRRLASLSGGERSRLALAATLASAPELLLLDEPTNDLDDQAIGWLEAHLRRHKGTVIAVSHDREFLERLTTTILEVDSAQVSRHGNGYDGYLTAKAAQRRRRMQEYDNWRAELARNRQLAESNVARLDAIPRKMPLSVFGHGGFRARGRGHGATVRIRNAKERVVRLTGNPVTPPPEPLVLTARITTSLAAGNTAPAAQLTDVHVGERLHVPSLSVRPGERLLVTGPNGAGKSTLMRVLAGELRPDSGSVNVPGRIGHLRQEETPWPPGLTVAQAFAAGRPGAPEEHTETLLALGLFSPYDLRRRVGELSYGQRRRIELARLVTDPVDLLLLDEPTNHLAPVLVEELEEALAGYRGSLVLVTHDRRMRSRFTGTHLALREGHITAREAAA from the coding sequence ATGCGTACGTCACAACTCGCACTCCACGACCTCACCAAGCGATACGGCGACCACGTCGTACTCGATCGGGTGTGCCTGACCGTCAAGCCGGGTGAGAAGGTCGGCGTCGTGGGCGACAACGGGTCGGGAAAGTCCACGCTGTTGCGGATCATCGCCGGGCAAGAGCGCTTCGAGAGCGGCGAGTTGACCGTGGCGGCGCCCGGCGGCACCGGATACCTGGCCCAGACGCTGCAACTCCCGCCCGACGCCACCGTTCAGGATGCGGTCGACCGGGCCCTGGCCGACCTGCGCGCGCTCGAATCGCGGATGCGCCGGGCGGAAGCCGACCTGGCGACGGCACCGGAACCGCAGCCCGGCCCCGCGCATGCGCGCTACGCCGCGCTCATCGAGCAGTACGAGGCCCGGGGCGGATACGAAGCGGACACCCGGGTGGGCATCGCCCTGCACGGGCTCGGGCTTCCGCACCTGGATCGTGGAAGGCGGCTGGCCAGCTTGTCCGGCGGCGAGCGGTCCCGTCTGGCCCTGGCCGCCACGCTGGCCTCGGCACCGGAACTGCTGCTCCTGGACGAGCCGACGAACGACCTGGACGACCAGGCGATCGGCTGGCTGGAGGCACACCTGCGCCGGCACAAGGGAACGGTCATCGCCGTCAGCCACGACCGGGAGTTCCTCGAACGCCTCACCACCACCATCCTGGAGGTCGACTCCGCCCAGGTCTCCCGCCACGGCAACGGCTACGACGGCTACCTCACCGCGAAGGCCGCACAACGCCGACGACGGATGCAGGAGTACGACAACTGGCGCGCCGAACTCGCCCGCAACCGGCAACTCGCCGAATCCAACGTGGCGCGCCTGGACGCCATTCCGCGCAAGATGCCGCTGAGCGTCTTCGGCCACGGCGGATTCCGTGCCCGCGGACGCGGTCACGGCGCGACGGTCCGCATCCGCAACGCCAAGGAAAGGGTCGTACGGCTGACCGGCAACCCCGTGACACCGCCCCCCGAGCCGCTCGTCCTCACCGCACGCATCACCACGAGCCTCGCCGCCGGGAACACGGCCCCCGCGGCCCAGCTCACCGACGTGCACGTCGGCGAGCGCCTCCACGTCCCGTCCCTGTCCGTCCGGCCCGGCGAGCGGCTGCTGGTGACCGGCCCCAACGGAGCCGGCAAGAGCACCCTGATGCGCGTCCTGGCAGGAGAACTACGACCCGACAGCGGCTCGGTGAACGTCCCCGGACGCATCGGTCACCTGCGTCAGGAGGAGACGCCGTGGCCGCCCGGGCTGACCGTCGCCCAGGCATTCGCCGCCGGACGGCCGGGCGCCCCGGAAGAACACACCGAGACGCTGCTCGCGCTCGGCCTGTTCAGCCCGTACGATCTGCGCCGACGCGTCGGAGAACTGTCGTACGGTCAGCGGCGCCGGATCGAGCTGGCCCGCCTCGTGACCGACCCGGTCGACCTGCTGCTCCTCGACGAGCCCACCAACCACCTCGCACCCGTCCTCGTCGAGGAACTGGAAGAAGCACTGGCCGGCTACCGAGGCTCCCTGGTCCTCGTCACCCACGACCGCCGAATGCGCTCCCGCTTCACCGGCACGCACCTCGCCCTGCGCGAGGGCCACATCACCGCACGCGAGGCGGCAGCCTGA